One stretch of Treponema pectinovorum DNA includes these proteins:
- a CDS encoding autotransporter outer membrane beta-barrel domain-containing protein, producing MCKLRFFGLICLALFSFGCSNFFNNSKTDELNGEKGIYVSFSSMPASTDIFSSERAAFPNIENDSFMSGKSAKLKILDSGGNPISSIGEIAGKKDGNSFYFPFSATASGTYKAKISIYKGSDEIASGITGETFLWNGKSASITISLKPNTLSNVNGSIFLSYNLPSDYSLDTTNTKIISGKTLSGTVITTTLPTVYVNDYTGEITKADCSPGVYTLGIILKKAGISAAVVLQEITVWPGFQTNLWYLPDGNTTQTLSITPQERMQFYVRGTKVDPSDSASGYWYLSNSSIQAVEGNDSTGDGSIAKPYATVAKAASQCKGEGPYTIYVDGKTSESAEITVDSNIAIQGLTEKATISRKTDNNRNTMLNLMLDKSLTMKRITFDGSKVILTESNKTCLSISGEANLTDCKIENCYSATTSSGGGVYVGPLAKLTMKDSSITNCKAQYGGAIYIITDSDTECLLENVTITDCVADGNGGAIWIRRNSGLRESFLNIKGNSKIDRCKAVNGSAIFIFVGSKVTIKDNVVVGNENGYSESGGTILRGNLATGDGNDGATIYVDLGTLELKDNAKICGNKAKHGGGVHIDRTGVFNMSGGVISKNEITGNGGGVNVDDTDGTFNMTGGSIEGNKTSNNADTKGGGVQVAGTFNFSGGTIKGNSATVSVSSATGYGGGVALFGGKMFMYGSAVIGNKDATVVATVSACSNYAQKGGGIYNNGKLYLGYSSANSAGEPDDEADFSNDGGIYYNYAQGVGNSSGGGGICNVANFYMRDGRIGKNGAKYGGGVLVSSSNSVFKMSGGIVKNNEAESGGGVYLSTGNIDFSMNGGIIQNNKATSNAGGGGGVYVSSDGTFRMAYGTIKDNASNNNGGGVYNFGKMFMYGSAVIGDKNAAETAATNNHSNYSSTSGGGIYNNGKLYLGYSSATSTGEPDEEAEFTGDGGVYYNYASLGGGICNSNALYINSGYIVFNASRGNGGGIYLDFSSNTTLSGGGIIQNKCVGSGKGSGIYHNGNQFTIKVDGNINTDNDIYLDKISSTELKTVNIDGVLQSTEIIVAQITPAFYIANLGVLSGDIDVNYGGKWNYTRFTVTDENPVKKWEIDSYGKLQRKY from the coding sequence ATGTGTAAATTGCGTTTTTTTGGGTTGATTTGCTTGGCTCTTTTTAGTTTTGGATGCTCGAATTTTTTTAACAACTCTAAGACTGACGAATTGAATGGCGAAAAGGGGATTTATGTAAGTTTTTCTTCAATGCCTGCTTCTACGGACATTTTTTCAAGCGAAAGGGCAGCTTTTCCTAACATTGAAAACGACTCCTTTATGAGTGGAAAATCTGCAAAATTGAAAATACTGGATTCAGGCGGAAATCCTATTTCTAGCATCGGCGAGATTGCTGGCAAAAAGGATGGGAATTCTTTTTATTTTCCTTTTTCGGCTACGGCTAGTGGAACTTACAAGGCAAAAATTTCAATTTATAAAGGCTCTGATGAAATTGCTTCTGGAATTACGGGCGAAACTTTTTTGTGGAATGGTAAGTCGGCTTCTATAACAATTTCCTTAAAACCTAATACTTTGTCCAATGTAAATGGCAGCATTTTTCTTTCTTATAATTTGCCAAGTGATTATTCGCTAGATACGACAAATACAAAAATCATTTCTGGAAAAACTCTTTCGGGAACTGTTATAACTACCACTCTTCCGACTGTGTATGTAAATGATTATACTGGAGAAATTACAAAAGCTGATTGCTCTCCTGGGGTTTATACTCTTGGAATAATTCTAAAAAAAGCTGGCATTTCTGCTGCTGTGGTTTTGCAGGAAATTACAGTTTGGCCAGGATTCCAGACAAACCTTTGGTACTTGCCAGACGGAAATACAACGCAAACTCTTTCCATAACTCCACAAGAAAGAATGCAATTTTATGTGCGTGGAACAAAGGTCGACCCTTCCGATTCAGCTTCTGGCTACTGGTATCTTTCGAATTCATCTATTCAAGCAGTTGAAGGAAACGACAGCACAGGCGACGGTTCAATCGCAAAGCCTTATGCCACGGTTGCAAAGGCCGCTTCTCAATGCAAGGGAGAAGGCCCTTATACGATTTATGTGGATGGAAAAACTTCGGAGTCGGCTGAAATTACTGTCGATTCTAACATTGCTATACAAGGCTTGACTGAAAAGGCGACGATAAGCAGAAAAACTGATAATAATAGAAACACCATGCTTAATTTAATGCTCGATAAATCTTTAACAATGAAGCGCATCACTTTTGACGGCTCTAAAGTTATACTTACTGAATCTAATAAAACATGTCTTTCAATTTCTGGAGAGGCAAATCTTACAGATTGCAAAATAGAAAATTGCTATTCCGCAACGACTTCTTCTGGTGGCGGTGTTTATGTAGGTCCTTTAGCCAAACTAACTATGAAGGATTCTTCAATTACAAACTGCAAGGCTCAATATGGTGGAGCGATATATATAATTACTGATTCCGATACTGAGTGCTTGCTAGAAAATGTTACGATAACTGACTGCGTGGCAGACGGCAATGGTGGAGCGATATGGATAAGGCGTAATTCTGGGTTAAGGGAGAGTTTTTTAAATATAAAAGGAAATTCCAAAATCGACAGGTGCAAAGCAGTCAATGGAAGCGCAATATTCATTTTTGTGGGTTCTAAAGTTACAATAAAAGACAATGTTGTTGTAGGAAATGAGAATGGTTATAGCGAAAGTGGAGGAACTATACTACGAGGAAACCTTGCAACAGGGGATGGTAATGATGGCGCAACAATCTATGTAGATTTAGGAACTTTAGAATTAAAGGACAATGCAAAAATCTGTGGGAACAAGGCAAAGCATGGTGGCGGTGTTCACATTGACAGAACAGGAGTCTTTAATATGAGCGGTGGCGTAATTTCTAAAAATGAAATTACAGGAAATGGTGGTGGGGTTAATGTTGATGATACAGATGGCACTTTCAACATGACCGGAGGCTCTATAGAAGGCAACAAAACAAGTAATAATGCTGATACGAAAGGTGGTGGCGTTCAGGTTGCTGGAACTTTCAATTTTTCTGGCGGAACGATAAAAGGTAATTCTGCTACTGTTAGTGTATCTAGTGCAACAGGTTATGGTGGTGGTGTTGCATTATTTGGTGGAAAAATGTTCATGTACGGTTCTGCGGTAATTGGCAACAAGGATGCTACGGTCGTTGCAACCGTAAGCGCCTGCTCAAACTATGCGCAAAAAGGCGGCGGAATATACAACAATGGAAAACTGTATTTAGGTTATTCTTCTGCAAACAGTGCAGGAGAGCCAGACGATGAAGCAGATTTTTCAAACGATGGCGGTATTTACTATAACTACGCCCAGGGAGTTGGTAATAGTAGCGGTGGTGGCGGAATATGCAATGTTGCTAACTTTTATATGCGTGACGGAAGAATAGGAAAAAATGGTGCAAAATATGGTGGCGGAGTTCTTGTTTCTTCTTCTAATAGTGTGTTTAAGATGTCTGGAGGAATTGTAAAAAACAATGAGGCAGAAAGTGGAGGTGGCGTGTATCTTTCTACAGGCAACATCGACTTTTCTATGAATGGCGGAATAATACAAAATAATAAGGCGACGAGCAACGCTGGAGGTGGCGGAGGAGTATATGTTTCTTCTGATGGCACATTTAGAATGGCATACGGAACTATAAAGGATAATGCTTCAAATAACAACGGTGGCGGTGTGTATAACTTCGGCAAAATGTTCATGTACGGTTCTGCGGTAATTGGCGACAAAAATGCGGCGGAGACTGCAGCTACTAACAACCACTCAAACTATTCAAGTACAAGTGGTGGAGGAATATATAACAATGGAAAACTGTATCTGGGCTATTCTTCTGCAACCAGCACAGGAGAGCCAGACGAAGAAGCAGAGTTTACAGGCGATGGTGGAGTCTACTACAACTATGCAAGTTTAGGTGGGGGAATATGCAATTCAAATGCCTTATACATTAATAGCGGATATATAGTGTTCAATGCTTCAAGGGGTAACGGTGGAGGAATTTATCTTGATTTTTCTTCAAATACGACATTGTCTGGCGGCGGAATAATTCAGAATAAATGTGTAGGCAGTGGGAAAGGAAGTGGAATATATCATAACGGAAACCAGTTTACTATAAAAGTGGATGGAAATATCAACACGGATAATGATATATACTTGGATAAAATTAGCAGTACTGAATTAAAGACTGTAAATATTGATGGAGTTTTGCAAAGTACAGAAATTATTGTTGCACAAATTACACCTGCATTTTATATTGCAAATCTAGGTGTTTTGTCTGGTGATATTGATGTTAATTATGGCGGAAAATGGAATTATACAAGATTTACTGTAACAGATGAAAATCCTGTTAAAAAATGGGAAATAGATTCCTACGGAAAGTTACAACGAAAATATTGA
- a CDS encoding exodeoxyribonuclease III, whose protein sequence is MNLKFISWNVNGLRAVVGKNFYEAFSLLDADFFCLQETKLQSGQIEMQLPAGYEQFWNYAQKKGYSGTAIFAKHKPLSVFYGIDIAEHDLEGRVITLEYKNFYLVTVYTPNSQNELRRLDYRMQWETDFKNYLLKLASKKGVVVCGDLNVAHEEIDLKNPSSNRRNAGFTDEERAKMTELLQSGFVDSFRFFYPEQKDIYSWWSYRFSARENNAGWRIDYFLVSENLKSKMKDAKIHTEILGSDHCPVELLLEEDI, encoded by the coding sequence ATGAATTTAAAATTTATATCTTGGAATGTAAACGGCTTGCGTGCTGTTGTTGGAAAAAATTTTTACGAGGCGTTTTCATTATTGGATGCTGATTTTTTCTGTCTGCAAGAAACAAAGTTGCAGTCTGGGCAAATCGAAATGCAACTTCCTGCTGGTTACGAGCAGTTTTGGAATTATGCGCAGAAAAAAGGTTATTCTGGAACGGCGATTTTTGCCAAGCATAAACCTTTGAGCGTTTTTTATGGAATTGATATTGCAGAGCACGATTTGGAAGGCAGAGTTATAACGCTTGAATACAAAAATTTTTATCTTGTTACAGTTTATACTCCAAACTCGCAAAATGAATTGCGTCGCTTAGACTATAGAATGCAGTGGGAAACAGATTTTAAAAACTATCTTTTAAAACTTGCATCGAAAAAAGGCGTTGTTGTCTGTGGCGATTTGAATGTTGCACACGAAGAAATTGACTTAAAAAATCCTTCTTCAAACAGGCGAAATGCGGGCTTTACAGATGAAGAGCGTGCCAAAATGACAGAACTTTTGCAGAGCGGTTTTGTAGACAGCTTCCGTTTTTTTTATCCTGAACAAAAAGATATTTACAGTTGGTGGTCGTATCGTTTTAGTGCGAGGGAAAATAATGCAGGATGGCGTATAGACTATTTTTTGGTTAGCGAAAATCTAAAATCCAAAATGAAAGACGCAAAGATTCACACGGAAATTTTGGGTTCTGACCATTGTCCTGTTGAGCTTCTGCTCGAAGAAGATATTTAA
- a CDS encoding ankyrin repeat domain-containing protein: MAEKQTKNQNIEDSFEYKLAKEQTINYIWQSVMGDFVYKTKDMAAFYEQVKDIAPNRSDFFINWFKGFVSVANWDLQVAAEFYKNAFLHIQQAEEFTGRFIQQAFTFFMYVNQKDFALEIWNYGVSKKMVGTLDELFFKNFNPKEQFWTQFAPIAFVDEKSTQEKVIVDYKKEKKDKLLKALEDCDLKVFMQEENKVDINTYKFSGVSPLYYAIQFKATLKNGSDAYAKSMAEFRTNQLVSTFDFSKAKKQQIEEAILTVRHNMKKTYVESNLAKIMFYAYYCKDSQIEQKTKQLDEIISFIIEKTQDVDKFEMNAGSSMTNTALYLAAELDDFEVSKKLLQKGADTKKSRGKADFSFTTKQGKILTTSLPNNFIYRLITFQSWNTLKMFLTDFKNQAEPQMTAKTQKSDITPLVYLILTQVYNAPNETEYEKNKKTVDSLLPLMLDCGAKLEQKTLFGTAKSLLGL; encoded by the coding sequence ATGGCAGAAAAGCAGACAAAAAATCAAAATATAGAAGACAGCTTTGAATACAAACTTGCAAAAGAGCAGACAATAAACTACATCTGGCAGTCGGTCATGGGCGACTTTGTATATAAGACAAAGGATATGGCAGCATTTTACGAGCAGGTAAAAGACATAGCTCCAAACCGTTCAGATTTTTTTATAAACTGGTTCAAAGGCTTTGTTTCAGTTGCAAACTGGGATTTGCAAGTAGCTGCAGAATTCTATAAAAACGCATTTTTGCACATACAACAGGCAGAAGAATTCACAGGCAGATTTATTCAGCAGGCATTCACTTTTTTTATGTATGTTAATCAAAAAGATTTTGCACTGGAAATCTGGAACTACGGAGTTTCAAAAAAGATGGTTGGAACTCTAGACGAATTATTTTTCAAAAATTTTAATCCAAAAGAGCAATTCTGGACTCAATTTGCACCAATCGCTTTTGTAGATGAAAAATCAACTCAAGAAAAAGTTATAGTGGACTACAAAAAAGAAAAAAAGGACAAGCTATTAAAAGCACTGGAAGATTGCGATTTAAAAGTCTTTATGCAGGAAGAAAACAAAGTCGATATAAACACTTACAAATTTTCTGGAGTTTCGCCGTTATATTATGCAATTCAATTCAAGGCAACACTAAAAAACGGTAGCGATGCATACGCGAAATCGATGGCAGAATTTAGAACAAATCAACTCGTATCAACCTTCGACTTTTCAAAAGCTAAAAAGCAGCAGATAGAAGAAGCCATTTTAACGGTGCGTCACAATATGAAAAAAACTTATGTCGAGTCAAACCTCGCTAAAATCATGTTTTATGCCTATTACTGCAAGGACAGCCAGATAGAACAAAAAACAAAACAATTAGACGAAATTATCTCGTTCATAATCGAAAAAACGCAAGATGTAGACAAATTTGAGATGAATGCAGGCTCTTCGATGACAAACACCGCCTTGTACCTTGCAGCAGAATTAGACGACTTTGAAGTTTCAAAAAAATTGCTGCAAAAAGGAGCAGATACGAAAAAGTCGAGGGGAAAAGCAGATTTTTCTTTTACGACAAAGCAAGGAAAAATCCTAACGACAAGCCTTCCAAACAATTTTATATATCGCCTCATAACATTTCAAAGCTGGAACACGCTAAAAATGTTCTTAACAGATTTTAAAAATCAGGCAGAACCGCAAATGACTGCAAAAACACAAAAGAGCGATATTACGCCCCTGGTCTATCTCATACTTACGCAAGTCTACAACGCCCCAAACGAAACTGAATACGAAAAAAACAAAAAAACTGTGGATTCGCTTTTACCGCTGATGCTGGACTGCGGAGCAAAACTGGAGCAAAAAACTCTCTTTGGAACAGCAAAGTCTTTATTAGGGCTTTAG
- a CDS encoding SulP family inorganic anion transporter: MYKPELLASIKGYNSKKFFQDFTAGIIVAIVALPLSIAFAIASGCSPETGLYTAIIAGYCISAFGGTKVQIGGPTGAFTVIIYAIVNNPNLGFAGLATATVLAGIMLILLGAFKLGGLVKFIPYTIVVGFTAGIAVTIATGQIGDFFGLTPQFPIVAFGSVYEKMPGTFVGKILIYANSLSSINIYSFLMALVSLILLFVLPKFTKKIPASLIVIALATLANLFIDHFFNLKTTLIGDLYKIPDSLPKPMLPDFSINTIKTVFPSAISIALLAAIESLLSAVVADGMTGSKHDSNNELIGQGIANIFSPIFGGLPATGAIARTATNINNGGKTPIAGIVHALTLLFIMIFFGKYVQYIPLASLAAILIQVAWNMAGLRAIRSLLKGQKSDTAVLLVTFLITVFIDLTYAIGIGLVFAAFLFIKKMIDLSTVSLGSPSLAEGLNGEGSTQELTLPKQVLVYEIDGPLFFGTVRKFEYATEVADADIKVIIFRMKNTLYLDAGGIIALEQVKNACDRKDITIILSGLHKQPYLLCKKMGIVEIIGRENIFANIDSALKRAEEILTSK, from the coding sequence ATGTACAAACCTGAACTTTTAGCGAGCATAAAAGGATACAATTCAAAGAAATTCTTTCAGGATTTTACCGCTGGCATCATAGTCGCAATAGTTGCACTTCCGCTTTCCATAGCCTTTGCAATCGCTTCTGGCTGTTCTCCAGAAACAGGTCTTTATACAGCAATCATAGCAGGATACTGCATTTCTGCCTTTGGCGGAACAAAAGTTCAAATTGGAGGTCCTACAGGCGCGTTCACAGTAATCATATACGCAATAGTAAACAATCCAAATTTGGGATTTGCAGGTCTTGCAACGGCAACTGTTTTAGCAGGAATAATGCTCATACTTTTGGGAGCATTTAAACTTGGAGGTCTTGTAAAGTTCATTCCGTATACGATTGTTGTAGGTTTTACAGCAGGAATTGCAGTTACAATCGCAACAGGTCAGATTGGCGACTTTTTTGGCCTTACACCGCAATTTCCAATAGTAGCATTTGGAAGCGTTTACGAAAAAATGCCAGGAACTTTTGTCGGCAAAATCCTAATCTACGCAAACTCTCTTTCTTCAATAAATATTTATTCGTTTTTAATGGCACTTGTAAGTTTAATTCTTCTTTTTGTGCTTCCAAAATTTACAAAGAAAATTCCAGCAAGCCTTATAGTAATCGCGCTTGCAACTTTGGCAAATCTGTTTATAGACCATTTTTTCAACTTAAAAACAACTCTAATAGGCGACTTATACAAAATTCCAGATTCGCTTCCAAAGCCTATGCTTCCAGACTTTAGCATAAACACAATAAAGACGGTTTTTCCTTCTGCAATTTCAATCGCTCTTCTTGCTGCAATAGAGTCGCTTCTATCTGCCGTTGTTGCCGACGGAATGACAGGCTCAAAGCACGACTCGAACAACGAACTCATAGGGCAGGGAATTGCAAACATCTTTAGTCCGATTTTTGGAGGCTTACCAGCAACAGGAGCAATAGCACGCACAGCAACAAATATAAACAACGGAGGAAAAACTCCCATCGCTGGAATTGTGCATGCGCTCACCTTGCTTTTTATAATGATTTTCTTTGGAAAATACGTTCAATACATACCTCTTGCATCTTTGGCGGCAATTCTGATTCAAGTAGCGTGGAATATGGCAGGCTTACGTGCAATTCGCTCTCTCTTAAAAGGGCAAAAATCCGATACAGCGGTTTTACTCGTAACATTTTTAATAACCGTTTTTATCGACTTAACTTATGCAATAGGAATAGGCCTTGTATTTGCAGCGTTCCTATTCATAAAAAAGATGATAGATTTATCGACAGTAAGTTTAGGTTCTCCTTCTTTGGCAGAAGGTCTAAATGGAGAAGGCAGCACACAAGAACTAACGCTCCCAAAACAAGTTTTAGTTTACGAGATTGACGGTCCGCTTTTTTTTGGCACAGTTAGAAAATTTGAATATGCAACAGAAGTCGCAGATGCAGATATAAAAGTCATCATATTCAGAATGAAAAACACTTTATATTTGGATGCAGGTGGAATAATCGCATTAGAGCAGGTTAAAAACGCCTGCGACAGAAAAGACATAACGATAATACTTTCAGGGCTTCACAAACAGCCGTATTTGCTTTGCAAAAAGATGGGAATCGTAGAGATAATCGGTCGGGAAAACATCTTTGCAAATATCGATTCAGCATTAAAACGTGCAGAAGAGATTTTAACATCAAAATAA
- a CDS encoding glycosyltransferase family 2 protein, whose product MKKNPLVSVCIPVFNSEKTLPRLLESLLLQTFENFEVVIVDDGSPCKTQKRFGFAQNESFCKKIVKEFSKKAKSLNKNISFSLVVHSKNFGLVEARRSCVLNAKASYIFFADSDDVLPHDALEILYKAAMESGADIVHGRAEIYNEGALALCRAAKPATAESFASEEAGASSGTRNIATVQNEVLQRTPNQDFINERRKKIYNVHPGVLEGHEIFESYFVNKTHSGFLWGKLFRREVLLNAFEQIPSVFCVMAEDVLIYFYASHFAQKYLGISDFVYFYDISGGITSKKKVCDLGEWQRVISVSSVFTILYSAIGVKDSDENAIVLTENEKKELRRLCLYYVSNNLKQLHGAVIPELQAEARSMMGEWWGEELVCLVEKAES is encoded by the coding sequence ATGAAAAAAAATCCTCTTGTAAGCGTTTGTATTCCTGTTTTTAATAGCGAAAAAACTTTGCCTCGCCTTTTGGAAAGTTTACTATTGCAGACTTTTGAAAATTTTGAAGTTGTTATTGTCGACGACGGAAGCCCTTGTAAAACTCAAAAGCGATTTGGCTTTGCCCAAAATGAAAGTTTCTGTAAAAAAATCGTAAAAGAGTTTTCTAAAAAGGCCAAGTCTCTTAACAAAAATATAAGTTTTTCTTTGGTTGTTCATTCTAAAAATTTTGGGCTTGTAGAAGCGAGGCGTTCTTGCGTTTTAAATGCTAAAGCATCTTACATTTTTTTTGCCGATAGCGATGATGTTTTGCCCCACGATGCTTTAGAGATTTTATACAAAGCCGCAATGGAAAGCGGTGCGGATATTGTTCATGGTAGGGCTGAAATTTATAACGAGGGTGCGTTAGCGCTGTGCAGGGCGGCAAAGCCGGCCACCGCAGAGAGCTTTGCGAGCGAGGAGGCTGGAGCGTCTAGCGGAACCCGAAACATAGCGACGGTGCAAAACGAAGTTTTGCAGCGAACGCCCAATCAAGACTTTATAAATGAGCGGCGAAAAAAAATTTACAACGTTCATCCTGGAGTTCTGGAAGGACACGAGATTTTTGAAAGTTATTTTGTAAACAAAACGCATTCAGGATTTTTGTGGGGCAAGCTTTTTAGGCGAGAGGTTTTGCTAAATGCTTTTGAGCAGATTCCATCTGTTTTTTGCGTTATGGCGGAGGATGTGCTTATTTATTTTTATGCTTCGCATTTTGCTCAAAAATATCTGGGCATTTCGGACTTTGTCTATTTTTATGATATTTCTGGTGGCATAACTTCTAAAAAAAAGGTCTGCGATTTGGGCGAGTGGCAGAGGGTTATTTCTGTTTCGTCGGTTTTTACGATTTTGTACAGCGCGATTGGTGTAAAAGATTCAGATGAAAATGCGATTGTCTTAACCGAAAATGAAAAAAAAGAATTGCGAAGGCTTTGCCTTTATTATGTTTCTAATAATCTGAAACAGCTTCACGGTGCGGTTATTCCAGAATTGCAGGCAGAAGCACGCTCTATGATGGGCGAGTGGTGGGGAGAGGAACTTGTTTGCCTCGTAGAAAAGGCAGAAAGTTAA